In the genome of Hippoglossus hippoglossus isolate fHipHip1 chromosome 4, fHipHip1.pri, whole genome shotgun sequence, one region contains:
- the plpp2b gene encoding phospholipid phosphatase 2b, translating to MKELGKKKLYVVVDVLCVLVAALPFIIMTIVFKPYERGIYCDDESIMYPLKPDTITHGMLAAVTISCTVIIISSGEAYLVYSKRVYSNSDFNQYVAALYKVVGTFLFGAAVSQSLTDLAKFTIGRPRPNFLAVCAPKACTGYIALINCTGKPQDVTESRLSFYSGHSSFGMYCMLFLALYVQARLVAKWARLLRPTIQFFLVAFAVYVGYTRVSDYKHHWSDVLVGMLQGALIAVLNVCFVSDFFKKRPPRCTRQDTTESEEPERKPSLQIVDSEHTNHYNYHHNPGPV from the exons CGGCACTGCCCTTCATCATTATGACCATTGTGTTCAAGCCATATGAAAGGGGCATCTACTGTGATGATGAGAGCATCATGTACCCATTAAAACCAGACACCATCACCCACGGCATGCTGGCGGCCGTCACCATCTCCTGCACGGTCATCATT ATCTCCTCTGGAGAGGCGTACCTGGTTTACAGCAAGAGGGTTTACTCTAACTCAGACTTCAACCAGTACGTAGCCGCGCTCTACAAGGTCGTGGGCACCTTCCTGTTTGGGGCAGCCGTCAGCCAGTCGCTGACCGACCTCGCCAAGTTCACCATCGGCCGTCCGAGGCCTAACTTCTTGGCTGTATGTGCCCCCAAGGCCTGCACGGGATACATCGCTTTGATCAACTGCACAGGCAAACCGCAGGACGTCACCGAGTCAAG ATTGTCCTTCTACTCTGGTCACTCCTCTTTTGGGATGTACTGTATGCTCTTCCTTGCA ctttaCGTGCAGGCCAGACTGGTGGCTAAGTGGGCTAGACTCCTCCGGCCCACAATCCAGTTCTTCCTGGTAGCCTTCGCGGTGTATGTGGGTTACACCCGCGTCTCTGATTACAAGCACCACTGGAGCGACGTGCTGGTGGGGATGCTGCAGGGAGCGCTGATCGCTGTACTCAAC gtgtgCTTCGTGTCAGACTTCTTCAAGAAGCGTCCTCCACGTTGCACGAGGCAAGACACCACCGAAAGCGAGGAGCCGGAGAGGAAACCCAGCCTGCAGATCGTAGACTCTGAGCACACCAACCATTACAACTACCACCACAATCCTGGCCCTGTGTGA